Proteins from a single region of Chloroherpeton thalassium ATCC 35110:
- a CDS encoding DNA polymerase III subunit alpha, whose protein sequence is MSEFIHLHTHTHYSMQSSTIMPGELFAECQKLDMAAVGVTDYSSMFNMPELFSYAKKHEVKLIIGAELFLVPGAMTEKKEQVLYHLILLVKNETGYKNLCKILSAAARDGFYKQMPRADFNLIQKNAEGLICLTACREGELSQYILKDEIDKARDFVARYKNLFQDDFYIEMHSHNAPDDARLNEAKIALAKEFGIKLVATNDVHYLKKEDAQYQDALQALKNKQTLSSPNRNRLPTEHFYLKTPDEMARMFDNAQGELVNTLEIAEKCTFVFNDQQPHLPHFPIPSEFENDEAYLRHLTYEGAKKKYGDLDAMGEKGAEVRERIEYELSIICKMGYATYFLIVSDLISASREMGYSVGPGRGSAAGSIVAYLTNITQVDPIKYKLLFERFLNPERVSMPDIDIDFTPVGKQRVLDYTIKKYGAASVAKVIAVGTLGAKAAIRDVGRVLDINLQTVDKIAKLVPGKPGMTLSKAADQVKEFAELESSPEQKIQKLMKFAKALEGRARNVSMHAAAVVVTDGPVEEVVPLYVSNKIETEERRYIDEFDEKSEKEKGKGKSGDDQKQVVTQFDKDWIEKAGLLKIDYLGLETLAVVDETLRLIQKRYGVTIDLESVPIDDKKAYKIFQEGKMAGIFQFESQGMQQYMMKLRPTVIGDIIAMSALYRPGALNARIDENRNAVDLFVDRKNGREKIEYMHPMLAEILEETYGVIVYQEQVMLVSQVMGGFSLAKADNLRKAMGKKKPEIMAKFKDEFVEGAVEKSVDKAVATGIFDLMAEFAGYGFNKSHSAAYGILAYWTAYLKAHYTAEFMAAILNSEAGDTARMKHLTDEAKSMGIAILPPSINHSDALFMVEDIEKGKKAIRVGFSAIKHVGGAAREIVRSRWRRKEPFADLFDLCSTVDLRVVNKKALECLIEAGALDEFDENRAKLIGNLPKAVEYGQKRNKSATLGQEGFFNDENFFADKADAYPEMEEFEPWPDAEKLEREKNLIGFYVSTHPLEPYRRDYEAFATIKLSDKDIQNKRLQKVIGVIVETKKHFDKKGNEMMFGVIEDFTGKADFTVFASVYEKFESVLKKDSIILLVAEAELQEGQIKLLVNEALPIQSVRERFISGIVLRLDSSDESCLGKAAKVKEICEENQGGIPLNFEVIIEEGDEQQLLQLFSRNISVQAENEVLDKFAAVVGEEFVKIRA, encoded by the coding sequence ATGTCGGAGTTTATCCATTTACACACGCACACCCACTACTCCATGCAGTCCAGCACGATTATGCCCGGCGAGCTATTTGCCGAATGCCAAAAATTGGACATGGCGGCTGTTGGGGTCACGGACTACTCCAGCATGTTTAATATGCCGGAGCTGTTTAGCTATGCAAAAAAGCATGAGGTGAAATTGATCATCGGCGCGGAGCTTTTTTTAGTTCCTGGCGCGATGACTGAAAAAAAAGAGCAGGTGCTGTATCATTTGATTTTGCTTGTAAAAAATGAGACGGGCTATAAAAATTTGTGCAAAATTCTCTCGGCAGCGGCACGCGATGGGTTTTATAAGCAAATGCCGAGAGCAGATTTTAATTTGATTCAAAAAAATGCAGAAGGGCTAATTTGTCTAACGGCGTGTCGCGAGGGCGAACTTTCGCAATATATTTTGAAAGATGAAATTGATAAAGCAAGGGATTTTGTCGCAAGATATAAAAATCTCTTTCAGGATGATTTTTATATCGAAATGCATTCTCACAATGCGCCCGACGACGCTCGCCTGAACGAAGCAAAAATTGCGTTGGCGAAAGAATTTGGCATAAAACTCGTTGCGACCAATGATGTGCATTACCTGAAAAAAGAAGACGCACAATATCAGGACGCTTTGCAAGCCCTAAAAAATAAGCAAACTCTTTCCAGCCCGAATCGAAATCGACTTCCCACTGAGCATTTTTATCTGAAAACTCCCGACGAGATGGCTCGCATGTTTGACAATGCGCAGGGCGAGCTGGTCAACACGCTTGAAATTGCTGAGAAATGCACTTTTGTGTTTAACGACCAGCAGCCACATTTGCCGCATTTCCCGATTCCCAGCGAGTTTGAAAACGATGAAGCCTATTTGCGTCACTTGACTTACGAAGGCGCAAAAAAGAAATACGGCGATTTGGACGCGATGGGCGAAAAAGGCGCGGAGGTGCGTGAGCGAATCGAATATGAGCTAAGTATCATTTGCAAAATGGGTTACGCGACTTATTTCTTGATTGTAAGCGATCTGATTTCGGCTTCTCGGGAAATGGGCTACTCAGTTGGGCCCGGACGCGGTTCGGCGGCGGGCAGCATTGTGGCGTATTTGACCAATATCACGCAGGTCGATCCGATAAAATATAAGCTGCTGTTTGAGCGATTTTTGAATCCTGAGCGCGTCTCGATGCCGGATATCGATATCGATTTCACGCCGGTTGGCAAGCAGCGCGTTTTGGATTACACCATCAAAAAGTACGGCGCGGCAAGCGTTGCGAAGGTCATTGCGGTCGGTACGCTTGGCGCGAAGGCTGCAATTCGCGATGTCGGGCGGGTGTTGGACATCAATTTGCAGACCGTCGATAAAATCGCGAAGCTTGTTCCTGGAAAGCCCGGCATGACGCTCAGTAAAGCCGCTGATCAAGTCAAGGAATTTGCCGAATTGGAAAGCAGCCCCGAGCAGAAAATTCAGAAGTTGATGAAGTTCGCCAAAGCGTTGGAAGGTCGTGCAAGAAATGTGTCGATGCACGCAGCAGCGGTGGTGGTGACAGACGGTCCCGTTGAAGAGGTGGTCCCGCTTTACGTTTCAAATAAAATTGAAACCGAAGAACGGCGTTATATCGACGAATTTGATGAGAAAAGTGAGAAAGAAAAAGGCAAGGGCAAATCCGGCGATGATCAAAAGCAGGTTGTAACCCAGTTTGATAAGGATTGGATTGAAAAAGCAGGCTTGCTGAAAATCGATTATCTCGGTTTGGAAACGCTGGCTGTGGTAGATGAAACCTTGCGCTTGATTCAAAAACGCTACGGCGTGACGATTGATTTGGAGAGCGTTCCGATTGATGATAAAAAGGCGTACAAGATTTTTCAGGAAGGAAAAATGGCAGGCATTTTCCAGTTTGAATCGCAAGGGATGCAGCAATACATGATGAAGCTGCGCCCGACCGTCATCGGCGACATCATCGCGATGAGCGCGTTGTACCGACCGGGTGCGCTCAATGCACGAATTGATGAAAATCGCAACGCGGTGGATTTGTTTGTGGATAGAAAAAATGGGCGCGAAAAAATCGAATACATGCACCCGATGCTCGCCGAAATTTTGGAAGAAACTTACGGCGTCATTGTCTATCAGGAACAGGTGATGCTTGTTTCGCAGGTCATGGGTGGCTTTTCGCTGGCCAAAGCGGACAATTTGCGCAAGGCGATGGGCAAGAAAAAGCCGGAGATTATGGCCAAATTTAAGGATGAATTTGTCGAAGGCGCAGTCGAAAAGTCCGTTGATAAGGCAGTTGCGACCGGCATTTTTGACCTCATGGCCGAATTTGCGGGATATGGATTTAACAAAAGTCACTCGGCGGCTTACGGGATTTTGGCGTATTGGACGGCCTATTTAAAGGCGCATTACACGGCGGAATTTATGGCGGCCATTTTGAACAGCGAAGCCGGCGACACGGCGCGAATGAAGCATTTAACCGACGAGGCCAAAAGCATGGGCATTGCCATTTTGCCTCCGAGCATCAACCATAGCGATGCGCTTTTTATGGTTGAAGATATTGAGAAAGGGAAAAAAGCCATTCGCGTCGGGTTTAGCGCGATTAAGCATGTCGGCGGCGCGGCGCGTGAAATCGTCCGAAGCCGCTGGCGGCGAAAAGAGCCGTTTGCCGATTTGTTTGATTTATGCTCAACCGTTGATTTGCGGGTTGTAAATAAAAAGGCGTTGGAGTGTTTGATTGAAGCGGGGGCGCTTGATGAATTCGACGAAAATCGTGCCAAGCTCATCGGCAATTTGCCGAAAGCGGTGGAATACGGTCAAAAGCGCAACAAATCGGCGACGCTCGGGCAGGAAGGGTTTTTCAATGACGAGAATTTTTTTGCCGATAAGGCCGATGCCTATCCTGAAATGGAGGAATTTGAGCCTTGGCCGGATGCGGAAAAGTTGGAGCGAGAAAAAAACTTAATTGGGTTTTATGTTTCAACGCATCCATTGGAGCCCTATCGCCGCGATTACGAAGCGTTCGCGACTATTAAACTGTCGGATAAGGATATTCAAAACAAGCGATTGCAAAAAGTGATTGGGGTGATTGTCGAGACGAAGAAACATTTCGATAAAAAAGGCAATGAGATGATGTTTGGCGTCATCGAAGATTTTACGGGCAAAGCGGATTTTACGGTATTTGCGAGCGTGTATGAAAAATTTGAGTCGGTGTTGAAAAAGGATTCGATTATCTTGTTAGTTGCCGAAGCAGAGTTGCAGGAAGGCCAAATAAAATTGTTAGTCAATGAAGCCTTGCCGATTCAGAGCGTGAGGGAGCGATTTATCTCGGGCATTGTTTTGCGATTGGATTCTTCCGATGAAAGCTGTCTTGGAAAAGCAGCGAAAGTAAAGGAAATTTGTGAGGAAAACCAGGGCGGCATTCCTCTGAATTTTGAGGTGATAATTGAGGAGGGCGATGAGCAGCAGCTATTGCAGTTATTTTCAAGAAACATCTCAGTTCAAGCCGAAAATGAGGTGCTGGACAAATTTGCAGCGGTTGTTGGTGAAGAATTTGTGAAAATCAGAGCTTAA